A single Populus nigra chromosome 13, ddPopNigr1.1, whole genome shotgun sequence DNA region contains:
- the LOC133670953 gene encoding loganic acid O-methyltransferase-like: MENEETKTVPKSWAMVGGDGPRSYAQNSSYQRGGLVIVNELMNEGIKETLDFKSPCSDSSNICTFRIADFGCSVGPNTFLAMEKIIEAVEQKHHAQFQNSPPLEFQVFFNDVTTNDFNTLFKTLPLYQKYFAAGVPGTFYGRLFPKSTLHLAYSSYSLHWLSKVPEEVVDTESPAWNKGSIQCSGTAKEVAKAYSAQFKTDMDNFLNARAQEIIGGGLMVIIILGLPDGILLSQTVAGKCNELFGSCLIDMAKLGVISEEKVDSFNLPLYYSSAKELEEIIKNNGHFCIERMNMLINPMMKRKLDVQFVISQFRAIFQGLLEEHFGRDDVDKIFEYFAKKFAENYDSVFNGATPQHVDHFILLKRNIN, encoded by the exons ATGGAAAACGAAGAGACCAAAACAGTGCCAAAATCATGGGCTATGGTTGGTGGAGATGGACCTCGTAGCTATGCCCAAAATTCTTCCTATCAG AGGGGAGGGCTGGTTATCGTGAATGAATTGATGAATGAAGGCATCAAAGAGACGCTTGACTTTAAAAGCCCTTGTTCTGATTCTTCAAATATCTGCACTTTTCGAATCGCAGATTTTGGATGTTCTGTTGGGCCGAATACATTCTTGGCAATGGAGAAAATCATAGAAGCTGTGGAGCAGAAACACCATGCCCAGTTCCAAAACTCCCCACCCTTAGAGTTCCAAGTTTTCTTCAACGATGTCACAACCAATGATTTCAACACTCTCTTCAAAACCCTTCCATTGTATCAAAAATACTTCGCTGCTGGAGTGCCTGGTACTTTTTATGGTCGTTTATTCCCGAAGTCAACGCTCCATCTTGCATACTCTTCCTATTCCTTGCACTGGCTCTCTAAGGTTCCAGAGGAAGTTGTGGACACCGAATCTCCGGCATGGAATAAGGGTAGCATACAGTGCAGTGGAACTGCAAAAGAAGTCGCAAAAGCGTATTCAGCTCAGTTCAAAACGGATATGGATAACTTTCTGAATGCTAGAGCACAAGAAATTATTGGTGGAGGATTGATGGTGATCATAATTCTCGGTCTTCCTGACGGAATCCTTTTGTCTCAAACTGTAGCTGGAAAATGCAATGAGCTTTTCGGGTCTTGCCTCATCGACATGGCAAAATTG GGAGTGATTAGTGAAGAAAAGGTGGATTCCTTTAATTTGCCTCTGTACTACTCTTCTGCTAAggagttggaagagattataAAGAACAATGGACATTTCTGTATTGAGAGAATGAACATGCTGATTAATCCCATGATGAAAAGGAAGCTAGATGTCCAGTTTGTTATTTCGCAATTTAGAGCTATTTTTCAGGGACTATTGGAAGAACACTTTGGAAGGGATGATGTTGACAAAATATTCGAATATTTTGCCAAGAAGTTTGCAGAGAATTATGACTCTGTCTTCAATGGGGCGACGCCTCAACACGTCGACCATTTTATCCTGCTAAAGCGCAACATTAACTGA
- the LOC133671104 gene encoding E3 ubiquitin-protein ligase SINA-like 10 encodes MVKFPEENEDGPSNPSRKRQRVSSTSGGFSAATPNQETQQHQENENQEATQQHQENENRETTHQHQSNENEETQQHESNEENEGTQQHQANENEETQEHQENENQESSEEEDEYLSDGGAEAEQEDDVLDKLSSFLGDGAMSMTLMDLDILDCAICLYPLTIPVFQCENGHTACSSCCSKLAHKCPACSFPIGNNRCRAIEKVLESVRIPCENMRYGCGETFIYSGKYNHDKSCIYAPCSCPIQGCNFISSSKKLDPHLRCRHVGDVIRFYYGGAFPLPLTVGQNSVVLQETDDGAIFILHHHEETFGNIVTISCLGPPTSAGEHFYELSTNEYFYDLSKKSQGKSFKFQSYMQSIQSRVDHPLSVGLVLPPGQFFGTSKMIYLDLIIWRKGDCPLNIQSSTNAN; translated from the exons atggttaAGTTCCctgaagaaaatgaagatggACCCAGCAATCCATCTCGCAAGAGACAAAGGGTTTCTTCAACTTCCGGTGGTTTTTCTGCTGCTACTCCAAACCAAGAGACCCAACAGCACCAAGAGAATGAAAATCAAGAAGCAACCCAACAGCACCAAGAGAATGAAAATCGAGAGACAACCCATCAgcatcaatcaaatgaaaatgaagagaCCCAACAGCAtgaatcaaatgaagaaaatgaagggaCCCAACAACATCAAgcaaatgaaaatgaagaaacCCAAGAGcatcaagaaaatgaaaatcaagaatCTTCTGAAGAAGAGGACGAGTATCTTAGTGATGGTGGGGCGGAAGCTGAACAAGAGGATGACGTACTCGATAAATTAAGCAGTTTTCTTGGCGATGGTGCCATGTCAATGACCCTCATGGACCTAGATATTCTTGATTGCGCAATCTGCTTATATCCCTTGACTATCCCTGTCTTTCAG TGTGAGAATGGGCACACAGCTTGCTCTTCCTGCTGCAGTAAACTTGCACATAAATGTCCTGCCTGCTCGTTTCCTATCGGCAATAATCGCTGTCGGGCTATCGAGAAGGTTCTTGAATCAGTAAGGATACCATGCGAAAATATGCGGTATGGGTGTGGAGAGACATTTATTTACAGCGGGAAGTACAATCATGATAAGAGTTGCATCTATGCACCATGCTCCTGCCCAATACAAGGTTGCAACTTCATCAGCTCTTCTAAGAAGTTAGACCCGCATTTGCGTTGCAGGCATGTAGGTGATGTGATACGCTTTTACTATGGTGGGGCATTCCCTCTTCCCTTAACTGTTGGTCAAAATTCTGTGGTTCTCCAAGAAACTGACGATGGTGCTATAtttattcttcatcatcatgAAGAAACCTTTGGGAATATTGTCACAATTAGTTGCTTAGGGCCGCCCACATCTGCAGGAGAACACTTCTACGAACTTTCAACAAATGAATACTTCTATgatctttcaaaaaaatctcAGGGAAAGAGTTTCAAATTTCAGTCTTATATGCAGAGTATTCAGAGCAGGGTTGATCACCCTCTCTCGGTGGGGCTCGTTCTACCTCCAGGTCAGTTTTTTGGTACATCTAAGATGATATACCTTGATCTCATCATATGGCGTAAGGGTGACTGCCCTTTAAACATCCAAAGCAGTACAAATGCCAATTAA